Part of the Quercus lobata isolate SW786 chromosome 6, ValleyOak3.0 Primary Assembly, whole genome shotgun sequence genome, ACGTAACCAACTTTAATTTTCGAGTATTGAAAATTCAGTTGCACTTATCATTCTAAGCaaaatcttctctctctaaatgtGGCATTCTCTTTCTACCCTCTTTATTCAATGGATGCTAACTTAATTTATGAATAAGCCATAGGTGATTATAGAGTTTTATCAACGTTTTAATGCTTCTCTCTGCTCCATTATTgcctaaaataacaaattaaatgatGGGATGGACAAAAGCTTCAAAACAACATGCGTtcaaatcttgaaaaaaaaaattcatgtctaAGATTTAAACTTAATTAGATCACAAAATCCAAATCTCCAAGGTTTGTAAAGGTCTTTCAGACATTTGGAGGTGATAATATACATTATTAAACTATGAGCGTAGGAGTTGAAAAATATTGGCATAAATACATTGTTGGAACCTAAAGTTAAGTCAAGATTAATTTTAGTCCCTTAAATTTAAAGTGATTGTTTTAAGTTCCTTAGATAACATGACCAAACTAAAAACCGATACGTCATCACCCCATAGATATTAAAAGTGATTATTTTAAGTTTGCTAAGGACTAAAATcaatcactttaattttttttttgggactacAAAGCAATTACTTTAAGTTTGTTAGGAACTAAAGATAatcactttaaaattttagggaCTAATATTGTTTACCGGTTAAATTAGGGAccaacaatatattttttaccaaaaatatttcCATTGCCAGGATCAAACCTAGATGGGAGAAATTCAAGCCCCAAGGTTTGTACCAATTACTATAGTTAGGACAAACCGATGATTTCAAGTTTGGGGGCTGGAgtataagtgaaaaaaaaaagttaaaaaatttcaaataaatattcatatagtattaaaatGGCTTGGGTTTGAGTGGGCAGGCTAATGAGGGCTAAGTTTTGGAAGAGAGGTGgcccaacaaagaaaaaagacaaaatatagttaattattttttgggctAGGGGGGTCGGTCCCTCTCCTAAGTCCGTCCTGACTATAACTAACATTGTTAATGCTTAAtcattattaaaattgaaacatTGAGGTATATTCTTAAAATCCAGTTATCTTAAACTGTGCTAGAAGGTAAACTCATGTGAACTTTAAACTTGGATGGAAAATTCTCTTGCAAGTATGTATACAGGGCTgatcagagaaaaaaaaaaaaaaaaaaagattcgaTGAGAATGGGGTTTTGACCAAGACAGAGTGAGGAAAGTTATGGAGGCTTAAGATTCATAAGAGGCTCAAGACCCTTTTGTAGAAAATCACATGGAAATTCATTCCAACAAAGATAActctaaattttgatttcttattCAAGACCTTAACTACATAGTTTGTAATGCATTCAACAAATCAATAGAGCATGAAGGGGTAAAAAATAGCAAGACGAACCTTCGCTACATTGGCCCTGACGAATCCTAGCCCATGGGCCGGCAATAGGTGAGAGCCCAGAGCCTAGCATGACTTAAAATACTTGTTACACACGTTTGAAATCCAGTAGAATCCCAAAGGAAATCAGAATCCTAGTACAAGGATAATTCTGGAAGATACGCGCTCAATGAAAGACccactctacaaggaaatgttttgctcatcacgtttgggattactcaagtagagtcctataaggaaaaaactTCTACATCAAGGAAGAAAGGccaaccttctactactataaaagctccaataccctcacaaatcaaggtacgcataatttccctttctctagcactctagagttgagaatagttctaacttgaccttcggagggtacgGTATCATCAGTTGGCACCATCTGTGGGAAACGAAGAGTTTAGCCAGACTATCGCCTCCCGGACataagagttgcatggtactcactcgctcgaTGGCTACCACCAACAACGTTCAAGGAGACGAGCTGCCAAGATCTACCATATTAGAGAGGCAGGTCCAGACTCTCATGGCAACAGTAGAACGACTCACAAAATAGAACCATGATCTGGAGGAGCAGCTACGCCAAAGGGATGCAAGACATAACGTTCAGGAGGAAAACCAAGAAGGCATTAGTGCCGAACGAAGGGACCAAGAGAAGCCAGAAGGCAGCAACGCCCCAAGCAGACTAGAACGGCAAAACATGAGCCTTCCATCCCTCATGGATTCGGCCCCTCCACCTATTATCGTAGAGATGCAGGTgatgaaggagcagatggagGTCATGATGAATGCCCTCAAGGGACGAGTGTCCAATGATCTTGACGACCTAGTAAACAGAACTAACTCACCATTAACTACCTCCGTCAACTCATTCCCCTTGCCCCAGAAATTCCGCATGCCCCAGATTGAAAGCTACAATGGGGTCAAGGACCCCCTCGATCATCTAAAGActttcaagaccctgatgcacttTCAAGGGGTACCAGACAAGATCATGTGTAGGGCATTCCTGACGACGCTGAAGGGCCTTGCGAGGGTTTGGTTCAGTAGATTGACACCAAGCTCCATCAACACTTTCAAAGAGTTGAGCGCCCAATTCACCTTACACTTCATAGGCAGACATCGATACAAAAGGTCCACCACATGCTTAATGAGCATCAAGCAGCGAGAAGACAAGACGCTGCGGGCCTACATAACTCGTTTCAACAAGGAAACCCTTTCAATTGACGAAGCTGACGATAAGATACTCGTAGCTGCATTCACTAACGGGCTGCAAAAgggtaattttttgttttctttatacaagAATGACCCAAAGACCATAACGGACGTGCTCTACAGAGCCACCAAATACATGAACGCAGAAGATGCATTACTAGCCCGCGAAGAGAAACCTAAGAAGAGGGAGAGACAGGAGGACACACGACAAGATAGGGGGCGAAAGGTTGCTAGAACCGAAGATCAACAAGATGAAAGGCATCCTAGACCCCCCACTGGAAAGTTCACCAATTTCACCCCATTAACCGCCCCGATAGATCAAGTCttgatgcaaatcaaagatgaaggaGCACTGACGTTCCCTGGTAAATTAAAGGGAGATCCCAACAAGAGGCCAAGGGACAAGTATTGTTGCTTTCACCGAGACCACGAGTACAACACAACCAACTGCTATGACCTGAAacagcagattgaggcccttatcagacaagggAAGCTACAGAGGTTCGTCAACAAAGAGATTACTGATCCGCCGCAGGAACAGGCCCCACGACGGGAGAACGAGCGCCCTAGACCACCTATATGGGACATAAGAATCATCGTAGGGGGCACAACCGCAACCGGATCTTCTAAAAAAGCCCGCAAAACCTACCTCAAAATGGTCCATAGCGTCCAACTTATAGGATTCGTACCCAAGATGCCACGAATAGATAACCCCATTATCGGATTTTCAGAGGATGACGCTCGGAGACTTCACCATCCTCATGACGACGCACTTCAGCTTGCAAATAGGGGATTATAACATGCATCGGGTCCTcgtcgacaacggcagctcagTAGACATCCTGTACTATCCAGCATTCCAGTAAATGAGAATTGACAAGGAACGGTTGACCCCAACAAATGCCCTACTCGTGGGATTTGGGGGAACGAAGGTGTTCCCCTTGGGCGCAATAACACTAGCTGTGATGGCAAGTGACTATCCTCAGCAGATCACTAAGGAGGTAACTTTTCTCGTAGTCGActgctcgtccgcctacaatgccatCCTCGGGCGACCCACTCTCAATTCCTGGATGGCAGTGACTTCAACATACCACCTGATGATTAAATTCCCGACGGAGTATGAGGTGGGAGAACTGTGGGGAAATCAAATAGCATCACGAGAATGCTATATTGCCATGTTAGAAATGGAGGATCAACAGCAAACAATGTGTATCGGAAAGCAACGAGCATTAGTAGAGCCAGTTGAAGAGCTGGAAGATGTGAGACTTAATGACACACGGCCTGAACGGACGACTAAAATTCGCACACTAGCTAGTTGGCCAGTGCGCCTAACGATCACGACTTTCCTCAGAGATAACCAAGACGTGTTCGCCTGAAGTTATgaagacatgccaggaatcgacCCCTCAATCATGGTCCACAAGTTAAATGTGTCGCCCTCATTCCCTCCAATCCGGCAAAAGAAACGAGTCTTTGCCCAGAAGCGGGACAAGGCCATAGCCGAGGAAGTTCGAAAGTTACTGGAGGCAGGTTTCATCCGGGAAGTATATTACCCCGACTGGTTGGCAAACGTCGTCATGGTTAAAAAGGCCAACGAAAActggaggatgtgcgtagacttcacggacctcaaCAAGGCTTGCCCTAAAGACAGTTACCCGCTCCCACGGATAGATACCTTGGTAGATTCGACTGCGAGACACCAACTCCTAAGTTTTATGGACGCTTTCTCCGGCTATAACCAGATTAGGATGGACGAATCTGATTAAGAGAAGACCTCCTTCGTTACAAGCCAGGGATTATTctgctacaaggtgatgccttttggactcAAAAATGATGGGGCAACATACCagaggctaatgaacaagatgtttgcacaTCAGATCGGCAGGAATGTACAGGTTTATGTTGACGACATGTTGGTAAAAAGCCTGCATGAAGTTGATCACCTAGATGACCTCAGGGAGACATTTGACACACTCCGATCAATcaacatgaagctgaatccaaacAAGTGCGCGTTCGGAGTGACAACTAGGAAGTTCTTGGgcttcatggtgtcccaaaagAGAAATAGAGGTCAACCCAGAGAAGGTGTGGGCCATAATGGAGTTGGAGCCATCAAGGACGGTTAAGAAGGTCCAAAGTTTAAACGGAAAGATCGCAGCcctaaacaggttcgtctcaaGGGCGACGGACAGGTGTCTACCATTCTTCTACACTCTAAGGAAATCATTTGAGTGGACGGATGAATGCCAGACGGCATTCAACGACTTAAATGCATATCTCTCATCTCCATCATTGCTCAGTCCATCCATGCCGAGAGAAGAGCTCTACTAATATTTAGCCGTTTCACAAGCTGCAGTAAGTGCAGCTTTGGTAAGAGAGGAGGATGGATCCCGAAAACCAGTCTACTTTACTAGCCGAGCACTTCGAGGGACAGAAGAAAGGTACCCTCAGATAGAGAAGTTGGCTTTCACGTTGATAATCGCGGCGCGAAGACTTAAGCCATACTTCCAAGCGCATACCATCGTTGTCTTAACGGACAAGCCATTGAGAAAAGCCATGAGTAGCCCAGAAGCGGCAAGAAGAATGGTTTTGTGGGCAGTAGAGCTGAACAAGTTTGACATCCAATACTGCCCGCGGACGGCCGTAAAAGGGTAGGTAGTAGCTGACTTCATCGCCGAGTTCACTCTCGAAGACGGCCAGGTGGAGGAAGAAAAAGGACAATGGAATATCTATACAGATGGATCTTCAAATAGACGAGTTGGAGGAGCCGGCGTAGTGATCCAAACTCCGCAGGGGGACAAGATCCAATGTATGATCCGACTGGATTTCCCCACAACCAACAACGAGGCAGAGTATGAAGCCTTGGTGGCAGGGCTAGACCTTGCAAAGGCTGCGGGAGTAGAAAACATAGTCGTACACTGCGAATCACAGGTGGTAACGAGTCAGATCAATGGAGACTACGAGTGCAAGAATGATAAAATGAAGAGGTATTTAGAAGAAGTAAAATACCGAATCAGCGACCTCGAAGTCAAATTCATTCAGATCCCAAGAGAAGAAAACGAATGTGCCGACCATCTAGCAAAAGCTGCGTCAGCCGAGTTTATGCTGGTTCTCGAACAGGTATTATCATTCATTCAACTCTCCTCACTTATCGATGACGAAATAAGTATGCAGGTAGTAAACTCTGAATGCAATTGGACTACGCCATTGATATCCTACCTAAAAGCTGGGGTGTTACCGGACGAGAAGGGCGCTGCAAGAAAGTTGAAGGTCCAGGCACCACGGTTTGTGCTGATAAAGGACATTTTATATAAAAGGGGTTTCTCTCGACCGTACCTGAGGTGTTTAGGCCAAGAGGAAGCAGATTACGTGATGAGAGAAGTACACAAGGGTATCTGCGAAAACCACTCAAGCGCGTGATCATTAGTACACAAGTTGATCCGAGCAGGATACTATTGGCCTACAATGATGAAGGATGCGTAAGCTTATGTCCAGTcctgcgacaaatgccaaaggttcagcaatttCATCAGACAGCCGTCTGAAGAACTGACCCCTATGACGGCACCCTGGCCGTTTGCATAATGGGGACTTGATATCATGGGCCCATTCTCGACGGCGATCCGGCAGCTAAAATTCCTGGTAGTAGGCATAGAccacttcactaagtgggtagaGGCAGAAGCCTTAGCCACCATCACGAAGAAGAACATTCGAAGTTTTGTCTGGAGGAATATCATATGCAGGTACGGGATACCCAGAGTACTGGTCTCTAACAACGGTAAGCAATTCAACAACAGCACGTTCAGAGACTTCTGCTCGGAgctagggatcaagaatcactactcatCGCCCGCACACCCACAGGCAAATGGGCAAgtcgaagtcacgaaccgatccttgctcaaggtAATCAAGACCCGGCTCGAAGGGGCAAAGGGTATCTGGCCGGACGAACTACCAAGCGTCCTATGGGCATACTGGACCACAACAAGAACACCCACTAGAGAAACACCATTTCGACTTGCATATGGAACCGAAGCTGTCATTCCCGTAGAAGTGGGGCTCACGAGCTATCGGGTGGAGAGCTACGAcgaagataagaacaaagagGCCATGCGCCTCCAGCTCAACTTAGTGGACGAAGTCAGAGCGGCAGCAGAACAGAGGTTGGCGCGTTATTAGAATCTCATGGCAAAACACTACAACACCAAAGTGAGGCATAGGGACTTCCTGGTCGGTGATCTTGTACTACGGAAAGTAATGGGTGCCACTAGAGATCCTTCGCAAGGAAAGCTCGGCCttaactgggaaggaccctacagaatCGCATCATAGCAAAGGAAGGGGACCTACCACCTCGAGACAATGGACGGACAAAAGCTGCATCACCCTTGGAACACGGAGCATCTACGGAAATACTACAGTAGAGAGAATATGAAAAACCAGCGATGATCCCCAATTTcccagtttatttaattttagctaCAATTACTAGTTTtcctttaataattttttctacaatattttgtgcctttttaagcccaagggggcaagTACTTTTCCTATaaacacattttctttttaaagaggAATTATTCAGACA contains:
- the LOC115950367 gene encoding uncharacterized protein LOC115950367, encoding MSLPSLMDSAPPPIIVEMQVMKEQMEVMMNALKGRVSNDLDDLVNRTNSPLTTSVNSFPLPQKFRMPQIESYNGVKDPLDHLKTFKTLMHFQGVPDKIMCRAFLTTLKGLARVWFSRLTPSSINTFKELSAQFTLHFIGRHRYKRSTTCLMSIKQREDKTLRAYITRFNKETLSIDEADDKILVAAFTNGLQKGNFLFSLYKNDPKTITDVLYRATKYMNAEDALLAREEKPKKRERQEDTRQDRGRKVARTEDQQDERHPRPPTGKFTNFTPLTAPIDQVLMQIKDEGALTFPGKLKGDPNKRPRDKYCCFHRDHEYNTTNCYDLKQQIEALIRQGKLQRFVNKEITDPPQEQAPRRENERPRPPIWDIRIIVGGTTATGSSKKARKTYLKMVHSVQLIGFVPKMPRIDNPIIGFSEDDARRLHHPHDDALQLANRGL